Genomic DNA from Peribacillus sp. FSL H8-0477:
CTGGCAAAAGCGGCTGGGCATCAACTTCTTATTTAACAAAGAAAGAACCTGTTAAAAAGGAGCCTGTTGAAGAGGCAAAACCTGCCGAGGATTCCACACCGGATGTTGATTCAGAAGTATACTATGTAACTTCCAATGGGTTGAATATTCGTAAAGCAGCCAATACAACAGCTAAGGTGTTAACAACCGTTAAAAAGAATGAAGAAGTAACCTTACTTGAAGTAAACGATGACAACTGGGGTAAAGTACTAACCACAGCCGGAGTTATTGGCTGGGCTTCCATGAAGTATTTAACTGATGAAGAACCTGTCAGAGGCGTAAACGGCAAAGTGATCGTGCTTGATCCTGGCCACGGTGGTTCAGATCCTGGAGCAGCTGGGAAAAATAATTTTGAAAAAACGCTCACCCTGAAAACAGCCAAAAAGCTGCAATCAAAATTAGAAAATGCTGGTGCAACAGTAATTATGACAAGAACAGGTGATACGAAACCTTCCCTCACTGACCGAGTAGAAATCAGCGAGAAACATAAGGCTGATGTTTTTATTAGTATTCATTACAATGCAAGTACGAATAAAGATGCTAACGGTGTTGATACATTCTATTACAAAACGCATGTAAATGAATACCAGCTTGCAAAATGTATTCAAGAAGAAGTAATCAAAGCCACAGGGATGAAAAGCCGTGGTGTCAAAGAAGGAAACTTCCAAGTCATCCGTACGAATAAACAAGCTTCCATTTTAGTTGAACTTGGTTTTATCTCCAATCCAACTGAAGAAAAAATCATTGCCACAGATGCCTATCAGACAAAGGCAGCTACTGGAATCTTCAATGGTTTAGAAAAATATTTTAATCTATAAAAAAAGGCTTTGAAGTCAGGTAGTACCTGCTTCAAAGCTTTTTTTATTTTTGGATGGCACTGGTCATTGATCGTCTCTCTATCCATTTTTCTAAAAGTCCTGAGAAAACAATCCGGGACTTTTGGAATACAGGACTTTGGATAAAGGTATAGATAAAGGTCGCAATGAACACAGGCCCTCCTAGTAGAAAACCAAAAACGAGGATGATGCTTTCAACGAGTATTCTTGCTCTACTCACTGAGATACCTGTTCTTTCTGAGACAATCAGCATAAACCCGTCCCGCGGCCCTGCGCCGAGATTTGAAGCCACGTATAGCCCTCCGCCGATTCCAGCTAATAAAATCCCTGCCAGCAGAATGAAATAGTCTATCCAAGTACCGGACGACTCTGGAAGCAATCCAGACCAAAGAAAAAAATCCATAATGACTCCCACGCACATCGCATTTAGAAAGGTTCCAAGACTTAGATATTTCCGATCGACTATATATGTAATCAGAACTAAGAATAAGCCGGTTATGATAGACCAGCTTCCAATGGTCAAACCAATCTCCTGAAAAAGAGCAACGTTCAACACTTCCCATGGATGCAAACCTAGAAATTTGACCTTAACTGCGAGAGCATTTCCCATTCCCAGCAGACATAAACCTCCGAAAAACATACCCCACCTAATCAGATGCAACACCCTGCTCACTCCACCTCTAATACGGATTATATCCTAACTATAGCACATTAAACTTTGGGGATTTTGACTGCTTCATATATAATTAAAGGGATCAGCAGTTATTCCCCACATTTTTACATAATCGTTTATATATGAAAGAAAAAAATAATTTAAATGAGGTGTTTTTTTGAACGAATCGATTATACAAAAACTCAGCAGAATGATTACAGGAAAATCAGGCAGATGGATCGTAATTGGTATTTGGATTGCTCTAACTGCTATTCTAACTTTCACCTTACCATCCGTTGGTGAAAAGGAAGTAAACAAAACAGTTGACCTTCCGAGCGATGCACCTTCTATGCAAGCAGATGAATTGGTAGAAAAAGAATTTCCCAACTCATCTGGTGTACCGGCTCTGCTCACATGGCACCGCGAAGGTGGTTTAGCAGATGAAGATTTGGCGGCTGTTCAAGCATTAAATGCAGAACTTACAAAAAACCCGCTGCCTAACCAATCGTTTCTTCCTCCTATAGACCAAGTACCGCTTCCAGCTCTTAAAGAGTTCGTTTCGGAGGATGGGACTACACTTGTTCAAACCATCTTTTTTGCCGAAGATGCAGGAGCTGAAGAACTGAAGGAAAATTTAAATGAAATTCAAGCAATCGTAAAGAAACAAGGGATCGGCAATCCGTTTAAAGAGGATATCAATTCAAGCGAACTCTCAATTCGTGCAACCGGCCCTGTCGGCATTTCTGTCGATGCAACCGGCCTATTTAAAGGTGCTGACGTAACGTTATTAATTGGAACTGTGTTATTAGTTCTTGTTCTATTATTACTTATCTATCGTTCTCCCCTGCTTGCCATTATTCCGTTAATCGGGGTCGGCTTTGCCTACCTGGTGACCAGTCCAATTCTTGGGTTTATGGCGGATAAGGGCTGGATAACTGTAGATGCCCAATCTATTTCAATTATGACCGTGCTCCTATTCGGAGCAGGAACGGATTATTGTTTATTCTTAATTTCTCATTACCGGACTGAATTACGAAAAACAGAAAATAAACGCAAAGCACTGATGCACGCCTTTACTGATTCTTCTGGCGCCATAGCGATGAGCGGCTTAACAATTGTTATATCTCTGCTGACTCTATTAGTTGCTGAATATGGGGCATATACCCGTTTTGCTGTTCCATTTAGTTTATCAATCTTTATTATGGGCATAGCTGCCTTAACCTTGGTCCCTGCTATACTAGCTGTTTTTGGCCGGGCTTCCTTTTTCCCAATCATCCCGCGTACACCTGAAATGGAAAAGGAACGGGCTCAAAAAACGGGGAAACCGGTTAAACGTCAGAAGAAAGCGAACAAGATCGGAAATAAAATTGGCAATTTAGTCATTAAAAAGCCCTGGACAGTCGTCATCATCTCCGTTGTTATCTTTGGGATTCTAGGGGCTTATTCTACACAAGTTAAATATACCTATGACATCCTCTCTTCTTTCCCAGAAGATATGGATTCTCGTGAAGGCTTTGCCGTCATTTCTGACGCCTATTCACCAGGGGAACTAGCTCCTGCAAAAATAGTCATTGATACAGAAGGAAAAGATATTCCGCTTACGGATGCCTTAAAAGAAATCGATATTGTTGAAACCGTCAGCGACCCTGAAGAAGGGGCAATAAATAAAAATTTGAAAGCTTATACGGTCAAGTTTTCAATCAATCCATATTCTTTAGAAGCAATGGATAACATTCCTGCTCTAAAAACCGCAGCCGAATCAGCCTTAACAGATGCTGATGTAAAAAAAGCATCAGATAAAGTCTGGATCAGCGGACAAACAGCCACACAGCATGACAACCAAGTAACGAGTGACAAGGATCGCACTATCATCATTCCGCTAATTGTTATTTTAATTGCGCTGCTGCTATTAGCTTATTTACGATCCATCACTGCGATGATTTATTTGATGGGTACAGTCATCTTGTCTTATACTGCCGCACTTGGTCTTGGGTGGTTTATCCTCCATAATTTCATGGGTGTCGAGGCGATACAAGGAGCCATCCCGCTTTACGCATTCGTCTTCCTTGTTGCACTTGGTGAAGATTATAATATCTTCATGGTCTCAAGTATTTGGAAGAAGAAAAAGAGCATGCCAATTAAACAAGCGATCAAAGAAGGTGTTAGTGAAACGAGCGGTGTGATTACATCCGCAGGTATCATCTTAGCCGCTACCTTCGCAGTCTTAACGACGGTCCCTATCCAGGTTCTCGTTCAATTCGGACTTATTACGTCAATTGGTGTCTTGATGGATACATTTATTGTTCGTCCGTTCCTAGTCCCAGCGATTACCGCACTACTCGGCCGTTATGCCTTTTGGCCAAGTAAGGCAAAATTGTATGAAGGTGAAAAAGAAAATTAACCAAAAAAAGTCTTTAGTCACTATGGTGATTAAAGACTTTTTTTTGCATATACTCTTAAAATGAAATTCCTTATCTACTTACTAAAAATAAGTAGTTGACTTTTAATTAACGATTACATATACTTACATTATAAACATTTATCTCGGAGTAAATATATTTTATTTCAAGATAATAATTTTTGGGAGGAATATACATGACAATAGAAAAATGGGTAATAGACGCAGATCATAGTTTAGTTGAATTTTCAGTGAAACATATGATGATTGCAAAGGTACGTGGGAACTTTGAGAACTTTGATGCAAACATTACAGCTGATTCTTCTGATTTAACGACAGCGGCTATTGAATTTACCATTGATACGGCAAGTATCCATACGAAAAATGAGGACCGTGATAATCATCTTCGTGCAGCAGATTTCTTTGATGTTGAATCCTATCCAAACATAACATTCAAAGCTACAGAGATTACTAAAGTAAGCGGCGATGACTATAAAGTAAGCGGCGATGTGACAATTAAAGATATCACTCGTCCTGAAACATTCGAGGTAACATTCGAAGGTGAAGGAAAAGATCCTTGGGGTAATACCAAAGCAGGCTTCAGCGCCAAAACAAAAATTAACCGCAGCGATTATGGATTGACGTACAATGCAGCATTAGAAACTGGCGGCGTTCTGATCGGTGATCAAATAACGATTAACATTGAGCTTGAAGCATCAAAAGGATAATGATAGAGATGGCGGATGGACTAATGTTCATCCGCCTTTTTTATTTTTCCCTGCTTTTTCAGGAAAAATGATTAAATATACCTAAAAATATTTTTTCTATCGTCAAAAAATAGAAGGAATTTCAATTTTTTGTCAGAATATATAAGGAATACAAACATAATGAATCATGATTCATTTATATTTGTAATCATAACAAAGGGGGAAAAATATGAATTCTTCGCAATCAGAAATGGGAGGATTTGCTGGCAGACGAGGTTGGATTATTGCAGTCATAGCCATTCTTTTAGTGCCGTTTGTATATGCGGCCCTTATCCTCACTGCTAAATGGGGACCATACGATAACCTAGCAAATCTTCCTGTTGCAGTCGTCAATCAAGATGAAGGTGGAATGTCCGGGGGAGAACCAATTAATGTTGGAAATGACTTAATTGCTGAGTTAAAAAGCAATAATAGTCTTGGCTTTGAATTTGTCGATTCTGAAAAAGCCGAAAAAGGATTAAAAGATCTTAAATATTATATGGTCATTGAAGTACCAAAAGACTTTTCAC
This window encodes:
- a CDS encoding N-acetylmuramoyl-L-alanine amidase — translated: MKKRLGSLLLATVLLLSLFTFVNPAESVSAAATVKAKVNASSLNVRAKASTSAKKLGALKKGNTVTISQEKSGWSKIPYGKTSGWVSSKYLTKVKTVKAASASVTKNGYVTATTLNLRSSASTSSKTLATLKKGLLVNIKSTSGTWYKVYVPSTKKTGWVSKSYISTKKPVTAVKTEAKGTIYYVTASELNIRKSASPTAKVVTSVKKNAKVTVSKISGKWASLKTASGKSGWASTSYLTKKEPVKKEPVEEAKPAEDSTPDVDSEVYYVTSNGLNIRKAANTTAKVLTTVKKNEEVTLLEVNDDNWGKVLTTAGVIGWASMKYLTDEEPVRGVNGKVIVLDPGHGGSDPGAAGKNNFEKTLTLKTAKKLQSKLENAGATVIMTRTGDTKPSLTDRVEISEKHKADVFISIHYNASTNKDANGVDTFYYKTHVNEYQLAKCIQEEVIKATGMKSRGVKEGNFQVIRTNKQASILVELGFISNPTEEKIIATDAYQTKAATGIFNGLEKYFNL
- a CDS encoding YczE/YyaS/YitT family protein — protein: MFFGGLCLLGMGNALAVKVKFLGLHPWEVLNVALFQEIGLTIGSWSIITGLFLVLITYIVDRKYLSLGTFLNAMCVGVIMDFFLWSGLLPESSGTWIDYFILLAGILLAGIGGGLYVASNLGAGPRDGFMLIVSERTGISVSRARILVESIILVFGFLLGGPVFIATFIYTFIQSPVFQKSRIVFSGLLEKWIERRSMTSAIQK
- a CDS encoding MMPL family transporter, coding for MNESIIQKLSRMITGKSGRWIVIGIWIALTAILTFTLPSVGEKEVNKTVDLPSDAPSMQADELVEKEFPNSSGVPALLTWHREGGLADEDLAAVQALNAELTKNPLPNQSFLPPIDQVPLPALKEFVSEDGTTLVQTIFFAEDAGAEELKENLNEIQAIVKKQGIGNPFKEDINSSELSIRATGPVGISVDATGLFKGADVTLLIGTVLLVLVLLLLIYRSPLLAIIPLIGVGFAYLVTSPILGFMADKGWITVDAQSISIMTVLLFGAGTDYCLFLISHYRTELRKTENKRKALMHAFTDSSGAIAMSGLTIVISLLTLLVAEYGAYTRFAVPFSLSIFIMGIAALTLVPAILAVFGRASFFPIIPRTPEMEKERAQKTGKPVKRQKKANKIGNKIGNLVIKKPWTVVIISVVIFGILGAYSTQVKYTYDILSSFPEDMDSREGFAVISDAYSPGELAPAKIVIDTEGKDIPLTDALKEIDIVETVSDPEEGAINKNLKAYTVKFSINPYSLEAMDNIPALKTAAESALTDADVKKASDKVWISGQTATQHDNQVTSDKDRTIIIPLIVILIALLLLAYLRSITAMIYLMGTVILSYTAALGLGWFILHNFMGVEAIQGAIPLYAFVFLVALGEDYNIFMVSSIWKKKKSMPIKQAIKEGVSETSGVITSAGIILAATFAVLTTVPIQVLVQFGLITSIGVLMDTFIVRPFLVPAITALLGRYAFWPSKAKLYEGEKEN
- a CDS encoding YceI family protein, whose product is MTIEKWVIDADHSLVEFSVKHMMIAKVRGNFENFDANITADSSDLTTAAIEFTIDTASIHTKNEDRDNHLRAADFFDVESYPNITFKATEITKVSGDDYKVSGDVTIKDITRPETFEVTFEGEGKDPWGNTKAGFSAKTKINRSDYGLTYNAALETGGVLIGDQITINIELEASKG